The Deltaproteobacteria bacterium HGW-Deltaproteobacteria-18 sequence CGGGAGCAGCAATCCGGATAATCCGATTCCGGTTGGTGGCACCTACCAGCTGCAGGTCTCCCTTACCGACGCCATCATGGGCGGCGGAGACGGTGACGGCATCCGTGCTTTGACCACGGATTTTTCCGACTATTTCGACTTCAGCTTTGGCGCGGATGGTCCTGACGGCGAAGGTGTCAATTACGCGTTGTCCCTGGGTGGCGAAAGCATCGAGTCCGGCATTTATGCCCTGGGCGAGAACGGCCAGCCCGGAGAACAGATCATGCTTAGCCTGGGCGAAGACGGATCCATCATCGGCACGACCGAAGGATCTGAGCCGTTCTTCAGAATCAGCGTGGACGCGGAGAGCGGAAAAGTCACCTTTGTGCAGTACCAGAATGTCTTCCATTCCGATGCCACTGATCATGACGATGCGGTTTCCATGACGCTTCTGGAAGGCAGCATCCTGCTGACCGCGACCGCGACGGACGGTGACGGCGATACCGCCTCGGCCTCTCTTGATTTGAGTTCCGGCATTTTTGCGATTGAAGACGATGGTCCCTCCGTAGTCGGCGAGCCGATGTCTGTGACCATCGACGAAGCGAACATCAACACAGATTACTCCGTCGGGACAGATCCGGGCAACGGACCGGCCCTGATTTCCGGCAGTCTGGCCGCTCTTGTGGATTTCGGCACCGACGGTCAGGGGCACTTTGCCTTTACGGACGACGCCATTGAACAGCTTGACGCCCTGGGGCTTGCATCAAAGCAGTCTTTCTTTGGCCTTCGGTCTGTTTCTCTGGAGTACTCGGTTGCTGAGGATGGGGACTTTCTTGTCCTGAGCGCAACCGAGCCGGATATCAATCCCTGGTCTGGCGATACCAGTAATCCTGTCTTCGAACTGCGGCTCAACACGGAGACCGGGCAGTACGAATTCCGCCTTTATGACGAATTGGTTCATACAGGAGATCAGGGCAACGTAATCGGCATCGACTTTGGCTCCATGATTCAAGCCGTTGATGCGGATGGTGACTCGGTTGTTCTTGAAGATGTTTTCACCATCAATATTCAAGATGACGAACCCATCGCAAATGATGACTCCCGCACAATCAATGAAGACACGTATGGTTGGATCGTTGGGAACGTAACTTCAAACGATGTCAACGGTGCCGACGAAAGCCTGGATTTCAAAAACTGGGACAGCCCTGACGCTCAATATGGAACATTCAGAGGCTACTCAAACGGAACCTATTCATACAATCTGAATAACGAATTGGCACAGCAACTGGATGATGGCGAGACCTGGACGGAAACTTTCGACTACAGCATTCGGGACACCGACGGCGATATATCCACCGCGACTCTGACCATCACCATCGAAGGCAGAAATGATCGCCCGACCATCTCCGTCAAGACGGGCAACCGTTGGAACGCGGATGACATCGTCGACGAGGCCGCCATGCCCAGTGGTTCCGATCCGGACTCCGACGCCGAGTACGCATATGGCACGTTCAAGGTGGCCGACCCCGATGGGCTGGATGACATCAAGAGCGTGACCATTAACGGCGAGACGTTCCTGATTGCCGAGCTGGTGGGCAAGGAAGTGGCTGGTGACAGCGGAACCCTGACCATCATGAGCTACAACGGTGCAACGGGAGTGGCCGAATACAAGTATGTGCTGGAGGCCGCGACCACAGATGTGCCCCACAGGCTTGAGGTCGACAAGTTCACGCTGACGACTTCCGATGGGGATTTGTCCTCCGCACAGGCCTACATCAATATCGTGATCGACGACGATCAGCCCATCGCGCGTAACGATGTTGATAATGTGGAACTCATTGATTCTGATAGCGGAGCCGAGCGCGTAGCCGCAGGCAACGTCCTGACCGGCGAGCATACCGAGTCGGGGTCTGCTGGTGCGGATACGCCTGGCGCTGACCAGCCTGCCCATGTGACCAAGATCGGTTTCGACGCGGACGGAAATGGCCACTTCAGTTATTCCGAGGTGAAGGCTGTCGGTGATTCCGGCACGACCATCGACGGTAAGTACGGCACGCTGTCCATTAATCCGGACGGCAGCTACGAGTACACGGTTGATCCCGAGAAATTGCCCGGAGCGACTACCCTGACTCCGGAGAGTGAAGGCTGGGATGTCGAGACCAAGGCCTTCCAGCTTGATGAATCCTTTTTCGACGCGACCGGAAAGTATTCCGGCACCGGAAGCGGCGGTGTCACCAGCGGGGGCAACTTCCCAGCCAATGGAGTGGACAGCGATAATGACAACACGCTCTCCGTGCCGTCCCAACTCAACTACGCAGGAAGCTTGAGTGAAGCCCTGGCCTTTGAGTTTGGTGGGCCGGTATCGGCTGCGACAGTCACGGTCTCCAATCTCTACCAGAATGAGAACGGCGGTGAAGCGCTCCGTTGGCACGCCTTCGATGCCGATGGCGTGCGGATCGCATCCGGTATCATCAGCAACAACGCTGACGGCGTGTATGCCGATACCACTGATGTGGCGTGGGCTAGCAACAACGTCGGCACCTTCACCGTGGCGGATATCGGCACGTTCACGACCATCGTTATCGAGGCGCTGCCCTACAGCGGTGACGGTTCTGCCCAGAACGACGATTCCGACTTCTTCGCGACGGTAGTCTCATACGATGCCTTGCCTGAAGGCGGCACGGAGTATCAGGATGTCTTCAAGTATGAACTCACTGATGCAGATGGGGACCATTCATACGCAACCCTGACCATCAACGGCGTCGAGTCCAATCCGGACGGGGACTTTGTCAACCAGGCGCCCGTGGCCGAGGACAACCACTACACGCTCGAAGGCGCATCCATCACCGGCAACATCATCACCGACGATGACGACGGTGCGGGCGCAGCCAGCGGTCGTGACTGGGACGCGGACACACCGGTGGCCAACCTCTCGGTGCATTCGATCTCCTGGACCGAGGGTGGCGAACCACAGTCGCTGGACCTGAACGGAACGCAGCAGATTGTCAATTTGCAGTACGGCACGCTGACCATCAATCCTGACGGCAGCTACACGTACGATCTCAACGAGGGAAGCAACGGCGAAACCGACAGTTTCACCTACACGCTGGAAGATGTGCATGGTGAAGTCAGCGGTTCTGCGGAAGTGACTTTTACCATGCCGGACAGTGTTCCCACCGCTTACGATAATTATGCGGTTGCCGAGGAAGGAAGCGTATCTCCTGTCAACCTCGTTGTAGTGCTTGATACTTCCGGAAGCATGTTCCAGTCTGGATCAGGTGGCGTTGTTGCTCTTCCAGGAGGAGGCTCGACCACCCGCTTGGCGCTGGCCAAGGATGCCCTGGACAATTTGTACGAAACATACGGCGATAACCTTCAGAACGTTATGTTCGTGACGTTTGATACGGATGCCATAATTTGGAAGGCAACGAGCGATGGCTCAGGAGGCTGGACATTTGCTGGAACGAACGTGGCTGTCGGCGCGCTTGATGCTGACGGGGCACAAGTCCTCACGGCAGGTGATTTCTGGATGTCTGCAGACGCGGCCGCGTCGGCTTTGGAGTCCTCCACGATTGACAGCACCAAAGGTGGTTCGACGGATTATGATGATGCCTTGGCTGCAGTGGTCGGAGGACTTGATGGCACAAGTTCTCCAGGAGGTTTGCCAACTTACGTGTATTTCATTTCAGACGGCAACCCCAATGACGGCCCCATCGATGCCACGGAACGCGGTCATTGGGTAAACTTTGTCAATCAGCTGCCGCTCAATATTCAGGAAGTCTACTCTGTTGGTATCGGCGGCGACGTGGATGCCGTCGAGCTGGGTACGGTTGCATGGTCAAGTACCCCGGGTCAGGACAATGTGCTCGAGGTTGACGATGCAATGGATCTGCCCGCAGCACTGGAAGGCACAGTGGATATCCAGTCCGGCAATGTCATTACTGATACCAGTATTGATGGCACTGACGATCCGGGCTCAGACGGATGGGGCACCCCTGTGTTGCTTTCTGTTGAATACGGCGCGACAGTGTTTGCCTTCAGTGCAAGCGTGACCACTCATAGCATTGACACTGCTGCGGGAACTGTCGTCATCAGGAGCGACGGTTCCTACGACTTCACTCCGCTCGCCGACGTGAAGGACGATGTCTCCGATATGATCAAGTATACGGTTCAGGATGGAGATGGTTCGACGGCTAACGCTTATCTGCATCTGATGACTACGGATGCCAGTGAAGTGGTGGCTGTAAACGACACGAATACCGTGGACACCGGGCATTGGGTGCTTGACGGGACCAAGACTATATATGTGGAAGGCTCGAATCTTGTGTCTGGAAATAATTGGAGCGAGATTGAAAACGATGCTCGCTGGATTGGAGAGGGAACTAACGATCCCGCTTCCCGAGACTATAGTTTTAGCGTTGCTGCGGCCAGCTCAACAGTGCCTGCGCTGATTCGTTTCCAGGTTGATGACAGTGAATATGACAATGCCAACGACCATTGGACTGCGGAGATTTTCCGTGCAGATGGTACTCCGACAGGTATCACGTTGACAGGCTATAACCAGACAGGAAACAGCTATCATCAGCTTGAGATCCCTGAAGCGGGTAATTATTATATCAAGTTTACTGCAGAAGTCCAAAGCTCCAAGAATACGTCCTCAAATGCGGTGGCATGGCGTATCGATAACGTACAGATACAGCAGCCGATTATTCAGACCACACAGAACCCGGTCGAAGTCAACCAATTGGCTTGGGTGGCAGGAATGATCACTGGTAATATTCTGAGTGACGGTGCGGATCTGCTTGGTTCCGAAGGCGCTGAGATTATCGGTGCCAAGGTGGGTGACAGTGATGTTGATGGCTCCCCGATCCCCTTGGATTCTCCGGTTGTTCCGGATGCCCATGGTGTCATCAGCCTCGCGGGTGATCACGGCAGCCTGACGCTGTACACGGTAGATTACGACGGCCATTATGCCGGAGACTACCTCTACCAGGCAGACACGGATGCCATGTCCGGCAATGTCGATATGTTTACGTATCAGGTTATGCAGCCCGACGGTGATTTCGACACCGCCACGTTGACGATAACTGTCCAGGATCACTCCTACGATGCCTCATTTATCACCGATAATGCTGTTGGTCTTGACCAAGATCCCGCAAGCGGCGTGATTGTCGGCACAGACGACGATGATGTCCTCATCGGTGGCGACGGCAACGATGTTCTGACTGGAGGAGCCGGTAATGACATCATGGTCGGCGGTGATGGCCAGGATACATTCAAGTACGGGTTGGAAGATCTTGATGGCGGTGTCGACCAGATTCTCGACTTCAAGCTGGGTGCCGATGGTGATGAGCTCGATCTGAGTGGCATCTTTGGCGGACAGACCGTGCATGATCTGCAAACAGGTGGTTTCCTGAATGTGACTCAAAACACAGCAGGGGTCCTCGATGTGCATCTTGATCTTGATGGCAACGCGATGACGACCAACGACTCGGTTCATATCTCGGTGACCGTCACCGGGGATACGGGAGTCGATGCGGTCGACACAATGCTCACACAGCATATCACAACGGAAATCTAATGGTTGGTTGAAGGGAAAGGGAGTTTAACTCCCTTTCCCTTTCTTTATAAATACGTTGAATGTGAAAAAATCGCTTTGTGGGAATATTTGTGACAAACTCCGTAAATGCCTTTAGCCCCAACCAACACTCCCAAATCGGCCACTTCTGGTCCGAGCCGGAATCGGCGGATTTCCTGCGGGTTGTGGAATTCGCGGGTTTTGACGTGCCCGAGGATGGGCTGGTTCTGGCTCCGCCTTTCGGGGGGGAACTGACGGTCTGGCCCGATGGGCAGTACTCCTTTGTCTGCCCCGTGTCCGGGGACGGCGGGATGTCCGTGGTGGCCACGCATTACAGTTATATTGTCGAAACCATGGACGGCAGCGTTTCCTTTGGCTCCTTCGCCCTGGGCGAACAGGCTCCGGAAGAAACCATGCCCGATTTTCAGCCCTGGTCCCTGGATGACATACTGGCCCTGGAGGACGTTGTCGGCTTGTCCGCCCATAGCTCCGTGGCCGAGCTTTCCTGCTTTGACGCGGGAGCGCAGGTCGGAACTGGTCTGGATTTGAGCGTATGCGCGGGTGATTTGACCCTCGACATCCTTGAACATGCGATCAAGACGTCATGTGAATCATAGGTTTGTCCTACGTTGCGAGTAAGACGTAAGTTTAAAAAAAAAGGGAGTGCAAAACTCCCTTTTTACGTTTACAAGCCCTATTGCTATCGTTACATGAAAGCAAATTATGTTCGTGTTTTACCCCCCAGCAAGGAGAGGAAAGTTATGAATGCAAAAAGAATCGGCATTTCGCTAGTCTTGTCCATGATGTTGTCGGCCGGCATCGCGGTGGCCGAAGACGACATCACCCTCCAGAAAAGTGTCATTGACACCCTGCGCTATGCCCCGCGCCTGGAAATGATCAAGCACAACCGCGAAGCAGTGGGCCATGACTTGGACAAGTCCAAGGGGCGCTGGTATCCCAAGCTCGATGTCCGTGGCGGGTATGGTTCGGATTCCTACAATTCGAAACTCAACAGCGATACTGACGGTGATTGGGATTCCCGTGGCGAGCTGTCCGCGATCCTGAGCCAGCGTCTTTATGACGGTGGCGAGGCGTCCAGTCAGATCCGCCTGGATGAAAGACGCGCCGCTTCCCTGGACTATCGCGTTTTCGACAACGCCGAATCCCTGGCCCTGGATGCCGTCATCGCCAACATGGAAGTTTACCGTCAGCGCGAACTGCTCTTCCTGGCTGAAGAGAACGCCAAGGCCCACCGTGATATCCTGTCTTCCCTCAAGGAACGCGAGCAGGCCGGTGCAGGCAGCGTAGCCGACGTGACCCAGACCCAGGCCCGCCTGTCCATGGCCCAGGCCTCCATCGAGAAGACCCGTTCCGCCCTGCAGGCGGCCCTGAACGAATATCAGCGTCTGACCGGCGTCCTGCCCGGCAAGATCGCCATGACGCCCTATCCGCAGAATCTCATCCCCACTTCCCTGGATGAAATGACTGCCCAGGCCGTCGGCAACAATCCCAAGATCAACGCCGCAGGGGAAGACGTCAACGCCGAGGTCGAACGTATCAACATCGCCAAGGCAAATTATCATCCCTACGTGTATGCCGAACTGTCCAGTTCCTATTCGGACGGTGTCGAAAATCAGGACTACTGGGAGCGCACCGATGCCGCCATGGTCCGCTTCAACTGGAATCTTTTCAACGGCGGTTCCGACGTGGCTGGCCACAAGGCCACCAAGGCCCGCAAGCGCCAGGCCGAAGCCGACAAGTACGACCTGACCCTCGCCGTCGAGAGCGAGACCAAGACCACCTGGGCGCAGTACATGTCATCCCTGAACGAAGTGAAGGAATACACCGCTGCCGTGCAGTACAATCGCGACACCAAGGAAATCTATCTGGAGCAGTTCGGCGTGGCACAGCGCAGCTTGCTTGACGTGCTCGATTCCGAGAACGAAGTGTTCCAGTCTTCCAGCCAGCTGGTCACCTCCAGTGTGAACGAGCAGATCGCGGCCTACAAGCTCATGGCCCTGTCCGGCAACCTGATCACCGCCCTTGGCGTTGATCCGGCTCTCTACAAGGATCCTGCGGCGCAGGCTGAATAATTCTGCTTCGTTCGAAGCGAAGGTGCTCTTCGCCTCGGCCAGATTCTCGACCCTTGCCGGAACGCTCCGGCAAGGGTTTTTTTGTTCCCGCATAAAATCTCATGGACAGTGTTACCTGCCCACGCTAGGTAGCGGATGGCTGGTTGGCGGAAAGAGAAATTGTCTGCCGTGGCAAGGGAACTTTTTTTTAAATGCATTTTAAGGAGCAGAAATGCTTGCAGATTTCGGTAAAAGATTGGTCCTTGGTCTGATTGCCGCCGCGTGCGTGGTGGGAGTGCATGCGGCCATGGTTTTTTCCTCGGTGGGATGATGCCGCCGCGAAGGGCCTGATCCCGGGCCACTGGCTGAGACAACCTGCGTTACCAGAACGCCTCTGACGACCCTGTGCTTTTGCGCGGGGTCTTTGTTTTCAGGACGGATCGCGCAAAGAGATTCTCCTGATGGCGGCCCCGCCTTTTCTCGGTGTCATCCCCGTGCAGCAGGGGGCTCCATGGTTCCCGGACCGTTCAAAGGTGCTTCGCGATATCTCGCATGGCGACAAAAAAAACGTGACGGCAGGGCGATGCCCTGCCGTCACGTTAGAGGGGAGGTTGATCGAGGAAAAACGTTTCTATAGCGCCATGCCTATCTGATAAATCGTCACCGACACCCCGTAGGCGAGGACAGTATTGAAACCCACTGAAAAGGCGGCCCATTTCCAGCCGATCTCCCGGCCGATGACGGCCACGGTCACGAAGCAGGGTGCGTAGAGCAGCACGAAGGCGATGAGGCTGACCGCCACCCATACGTTCCAGGCCGGATCGGTGCGCAGCTTTTCGGACAGGCCTGTGCTCTCCTCGGGATCAACTTCGCCTAACGAGTAGGCCGTGCCGAGGCTTGAGACAATGACTTCCTTGGCCGCGAAGCCTCCCAGCAGGGCGATGTTGGTGCGCCAGTCGAACCCGGCGGGCCTGGAAATCGGCTCCAGCGCCGTGCCGATCATTCCGGCCAGCGAGGAGCGCAGTGCGTCCTGGGCTTCAGCGTTGTCGATGACCGCCAAGGCTTCTTCCATGGCGGCGTCGTTATTCCAGGACATGGCTTCGACGGCGGCGCGTTCATTCGCAAAGCGTGCGTTCTGTTCTTCGGTCGGACCGGGGAAGGTCATGGCCGCCCAGAGCAGGATTGAAATGGCCAGGATCACGGTGCCGGCCTTCTTGATATACTGCCAGACTCGCTCCCAGGTGTGTAGGCACATGCCTTTCAGGGTGGGCATGCGGTACGGAGGCAGCTCCATGACAAACGGCGTAGCTTCGCCCTTGATGACGGTCGAGCGCAGGATGCGGGCCGACACAAGGGCCATGACCCAGCCGCCGAGGGTGATCCAGAACAGTGCGCTGGCGCCGGCTCCCGGGAAAAATGCGGCGGCCAGAAGGAGGAAGACGGGCACCTTGGCTCCGCAGCTTAAAAAAGGCGCGGTCAGGACCGTGGCGATCTTTTCCTTGGGACTGCGCAGCGTGCGGGCCGCCATTACGCCGGGCACGGCGCAGCCGCCGGGGATGCCGCCGGAGATGATGAAAGGCATGACCGAGCAGCCGTGCAGTCCGAAGATGCGGAAGACGCGGTCGAGCATGTAGGCCATGCGCGCCATGTAGCCTGAATCCTCCAGAAAGGAGAGGAAGAAGAACATGATCATGATCAGCGGCGTGAAGCCGAGCACGCCGCCCACGCCGTCAATGATGCCGGACACGATGAGCGAGCTGAGCAGGCCCTCGGGCAAAATGGCTGCGGCCGTCTCGCTCAGCCAGCCGAACAGGGCCTCGACCCAGCCCATGGGCACTTCGCCCAGAGTGAAGGTCAGCTCGAACATCAGATAGATGATGGCGAACATGAGCAACGGTCCGGCCAGACGATTGGTCAGCACGGTGTCCAGCTTGTCCGTGATGTCGAAGCGGGCCTCGATTGTGGGCCGTGTGACCACCCCGTCTTTCATGAGCCCGGTGATGAACCCGTAGCGGTAGTCGGCGATGAGGCACTCGGGTTCCGTGTTCAGGGTTTTGCGGCAATGCTCGGCCAGGGTAGCGGTCAGTTCAAGCAGGCGGGAATGAACGTCCGGGGAGGATGCTCCCAGCGCCAAAACTTCGGCATCGTTTTCCAGATATTTCAGGCCGAGCCAGCGGGAAGGGTAGCGGCCCTCGAGAAAATTCGAGGATTCGATCAATTCCTGCATGGCATCAAGGGTCTCGTCGAGGTCGTGTCCATAGGAGATGCGGAGCTCCCGGCGCACGGGGCGGCGTTCGAGCATGGCCTTGCGCGCTTCCTGCAGAAGATTGTCGCGGCCTTCGCCCGTTCTTGCCACCATTTCGAGAATAGGGCTGTCCAGAAGTTTTGAGAGGCGCCCCGTGTCGATGCTGACGCCTTTGCGTCGCACCTCGTCCATCATGTTCAGCGCCACGATGACAGGTGTGCCAAGCTCCAGGATTTGCAGCACAAGGTAGAGAGAACGTTCCAGATTGGTCGCATCCAGCACCGTCACCACGGCGTCGGGATTTTTTTCGATCAGGAAATTGCGCGCAACCAGCTCATCCTGAGTGTAGGCGGTCAGGGAATAGGTTCCAGGCAGATCGACAACTGTAATGTCGAGCTCTTCGATCTTGAGGCGGCCTTCGCGTTTTTCGACGGTAATGCCGGGATAGTTTCCCACATGCTGCCGTGCGCCGGTCAGGTTGTTGAACAGGGTCGTCTTTCCGGAGTTGGGGTTGCCCATCAGGGCCATGGTGGCGTTCATCTGCAGTCTGCTCCGCTATTGCTTACGTTGACCATGATAAGGTCAGCTTCATTGTTGCGCAGGGTCAGGGTGAAATCTCGCAGGCGCAGGGCTACCGGGTCCTTGAGCGGGGCGCGTCCCCTGATGGTGACCTGTGTGCCGGGCACGAGCCCCATGTCGCGAATGCGCCGGCCAAGCTCGCCTGAAGCGCTGATGGAATCGATGATGCCGGATTGATTTGCCTGCATGGATCTGAGGGTGATGGGTGAATGCATGTGGGCTCCAAGTTAGTTGCGTCTAATAATGTGGATAAAAAAAATACCTCTGAACAGAGGGACGTTGACAAGCGTTGGGGCTTCCGGTCAGTCTTTTTTGGAACAACAGTCCTGCTTGGGCTTTGGTTCGATTGTATTCGAGCAGCCTGAACAGCCGCAGCACGGGTTGTCTTTCTTGAATTGGCGGCGCAGGAGATAGATGGCCGCGACGGCTATTATGCCGAGGGTGATGAGCAGGTCAAAATTCATATCGTCTCCAAGTCGTGTATGTAGTGATTAATTAATTATGCGGGCGGATGACCAAAGTCAATAAAAAAGTTAGCCGCGATGAATTAATGTTCGCAAATGGATGGGGGGAATATGTATACGTAGGGGCAGACCTGCGTGTCTGCCCTATCCCATGATGCAGGGGCGTCCACAGGGGCAATGACGGTCACGGGGGGCCGGGCGGTCACATGGGGAGGGCGGCCACGCAGGGCCGCCCCTACGAATGGTCAGGCGTAATCGCGATGAATGCGGCCCTGGTCGTGACAATTGCACGTAGGGGCAGACCTGCGTGTCTGCCCTATCCCATGATGCAGGGGGCGACCACAGGGGCAATGACGGTCACGGGGGGGGCAGGGCCGGTCACATGGGGAGGGCGGCCACGCAGGGCCGCCCCTACGGATGGTCAGGCGTAATCGCGATGAATGCGGCCCCGGTCGTGACAATTGCACGTAAGGGCAGACCTGCGTGTCTGCCCTATCCCATGATGCAGGGGCGTCCACAGGGGCAATGACGGTCACGGGGGGGGGCCAGGGCCGGTCACATGGGGAGGGCGGCCACGCAGGGCCGCCCCTACGGTTTGATGTACGCGCAGCCCTGCTGCTGCAGTTTGATGAGGGCGACCACGCCGGCCGGGACGGTTTCGCAACCGGGGCAGAGGTCCTCTTCGAGGATTTCGAAGGCGCGCAGGGCGTTCTGGCACACGAAGACCGTTACTTCGGACTGGATCAGGTTCTTGATGCGCGTCAGGAATTCGTCTTCGCCGTTTTTGCGGAAAAATTTGACTGCAGGTCCGTTGACCAGAAGATTGATGCGTGCTCCCGGCTTGGCGGCGCGCAGGTTTTCCATGTTGGTCAGGGCGATGCGCAGAATCTTTTCTTCGTCCAGGTCCAGGTGAAAGACGACCTTCATCGAGATCTCCTCGGTTGATATTGAAAATTGTTTGGATACAGGCGCGTTACGATCTGTTGCCCATGTTGCGATTGCTCATGTTGTCCCTGTGCGTCGTGGAGTAAAACGGGGACAGCCCTTCAGGCAAGAGCATGTTTTCACCCCTGCGCAAGGCGTCGAGATAGTCGATGGTGCTGGTCAGAATTTCCTTTCCGCCCATGGGGCCGTGGGATGGAATGATCCTGCACGCTCCCGTGTGCCTGCGCCAGTGCAGAAGCTCCTCTATCCACGCATCGAGGTTGCAGTCTGCGGGAACGCAGGGCAGGGGCAACTCCACTGCGTCCCCGGCCAGCAGGAGCTGCATCTCGGGTATGAAGGCGACGAGAGTGTCCGGGGTGTGCCCGGGCAGGGAATGCAGCTGGACCGTCAGGCCGCCGAGGTCAAGTTCGAGGCGGTTTTCGAAGGTTATGTGCGGAGGGATGAGCCTGACTTCATCCCATTTGCCCGGTTCCCGGGCCTGCATGTCGGCCAGGGTCTGCCGGACCTCGATCTTGAAGCGCCGGGCGCATGCCGAATGGCCGATGACAATGGGATCGTCCAGGGCCGTCGTGCCTTGCACGTGGTCCCAGTCGGCGTGGCTGTACACGGCGAGACACTGTTGCCCGGAGCAGATTTGGGCGAAGCGGGTCATGTCTTGCGGTCTGGTCAAGGTGTCCCAGATCAGGCAGAATCGGGCTCCCCGGATCAGGACGCTGCGGACCGAAAACTCCCCTGCGTCAACTTCGTGAATCGCGCTGAAATGGCTCATGGCGGTCGCTTACGGTGTTTTTGACGGGCAGGGAAGAGAAAACATTGGATAAAGATATGCTTGAAATGGGGAGGCCCGATGCCCTTGAATAATGAAGATTCCGCCTGGGAAATTCTGCTCGGCCGGTTGCGTGAAATGGGGGCCCTCACCGTGGCCTGTTCCGGCGGCATTGACAGCCGCTTTCTGGCCCATGCCGGGCTGATGGCCGGAGTGTCGGTCGCTCTTGTGCATGTCTGTGGTCCGCATGTTGCCCCCGAAGAGTCCGAATACGCCCTCGCGTGGGCTGCGAGCAGGGGGCTGCCCGTGAGATTGCTGCGGCTTGATCCCCTGAACCTGCCCGAAGTTGCGGCCGGCTCGAAGGAGCGATGTTATGCCTGCAAGCGGTTTCTTTTTGGGCACATACTGACCGCCGCCACGGCGCCTGTCTGTGACGGCTCCAACGCCTCGGACGCGAGGACGTTTCGTCCCGGCAGGCGGGCATTGCTTGAGCTTGGCATCAGCTCCCCTCTGGCCGAAGCCGGGCTGACCAAGGACATGATACGCGCCCTGGCCAGGAAGACGGGACTTGCGCGGCCGGAGCAGCAGGCCCGCGCATGTCTGCTGACGCGTCTGCCCTATGGCCTGTCTCCAGATGCGCGCCTGCTTGAACGCCTGGCTGCTGGAGAGAGGGTAGTGGAAGAGGCTTTGCAAAGGGCCGGCCACGAAGAATTTCCCTTTCGGCTGCGTCTTGGCGA is a genomic window containing:
- a CDS encoding FeoB-associated Cys-rich membrane protein; translated protein: MNFDLLITLGIIAVAAIYLLRRQFKKDNPCCGCSGCSNTIEPKPKQDCCSKKD
- a CDS encoding iron transporter FeoA codes for the protein MHSPITLRSMQANQSGIIDSISASGELGRRIRDMGLVPGTQVTIRGRAPLKDPVALRLRDFTLTLRNNEADLIMVNVSNSGADCR
- a CDS encoding channel protein TolC yields the protein MKANYVRVLPPSKERKVMNAKRIGISLVLSMMLSAGIAVAEDDITLQKSVIDTLRYAPRLEMIKHNREAVGHDLDKSKGRWYPKLDVRGGYGSDSYNSKLNSDTDGDWDSRGELSAILSQRLYDGGEASSQIRLDERRAASLDYRVFDNAESLALDAVIANMEVYRQRELLFLAEENAKAHRDILSSLKEREQAGAGSVADVTQTQARLSMAQASIEKTRSALQAALNEYQRLTGVLPGKIAMTPYPQNLIPTSLDEMTAQAVGNNPKINAAGEDVNAEVERINIAKANYHPYVYAELSSSYSDGVENQDYWERTDAAMVRFNWNLFNGGSDVAGHKATKARKRQAEADKYDLTLAVESETKTTWAQYMSSLNEVKEYTAAVQYNRDTKEIYLEQFGVAQRSLLDVLDSENEVFQSSSQLVTSSVNEQIAAYKLMALSGNLITALGVDPALYKDPAAQAE
- the feoB gene encoding ferrous iron transport protein B, encoding MNATMALMGNPNSGKTTLFNNLTGARQHVGNYPGITVEKREGRLKIEELDITVVDLPGTYSLTAYTQDELVARNFLIEKNPDAVVTVLDATNLERSLYLVLQILELGTPVIVALNMMDEVRRKGVSIDTGRLSKLLDSPILEMVARTGEGRDNLLQEARKAMLERRPVRRELRISYGHDLDETLDAMQELIESSNFLEGRYPSRWLGLKYLENDAEVLALGASSPDVHSRLLELTATLAEHCRKTLNTEPECLIADYRYGFITGLMKDGVVTRPTIEARFDITDKLDTVLTNRLAGPLLMFAIIYLMFELTFTLGEVPMGWVEALFGWLSETAAAILPEGLLSSLIVSGIIDGVGGVLGFTPLIMIMFFFLSFLEDSGYMARMAYMLDRVFRIFGLHGCSVMPFIISGGIPGGCAVPGVMAARTLRSPKEKIATVLTAPFLSCGAKVPVFLLLAAAFFPGAGASALFWITLGGWVMALVSARILRSTVIKGEATPFVMELPPYRMPTLKGMCLHTWERVWQYIKKAGTVILAISILLWAAMTFPGPTEEQNARFANERAAVEAMSWNNDAAMEEALAVIDNAEAQDALRSSLAGMIGTALEPISRPAGFDWRTNIALLGGFAAKEVIVSSLGTAYSLGEVDPEESTGLSEKLRTDPAWNVWVAVSLIAFVLLYAPCFVTVAVIGREIGWKWAAFSVGFNTVLAYGVSVTIYQIGMAL